The following proteins are encoded in a genomic region of Stegostoma tigrinum isolate sSteTig4 chromosome 2, sSteTig4.hap1, whole genome shotgun sequence:
- the seraf gene encoding von Willebrand factor D and EGF domain-containing protein, which yields MKVQTTGFGVTFFVLQCLLFLLLGVCEARSKASRGVVVPFVFDPKAKCDPPCQHVGLCIRNNTCFCSKGYEGDFCQYVTCYPKCKNGGECLRPGKCRCPSGVGGRYCHKATCEGGCLNGGECISVNSVVKCLCSSGWKGSRCQEAICPQGCQNGGSCLAPGICNCPDGWVGGACHLAVCDIPCIRGGKCIAPNLCQCRGFYTGPQCTQKIK from the exons ATGAAAGTTCAGACAACAGGTTTCGGCGTGACTTTCTTTGTTTTGCAATGTTTGCTGTTTTTGCTGCTGGGCGTCTGCGAAGCTCGGTCGAAAGCATCACGTGGAGTGGTGGTTCCTTTTGTTTTCGATCCCAAAGCGAAGTGCGACCCTCCCTGTCAACATGTGGGGCTGTGTATCAGGAATAACACTTGCTTCTGTTCCAAAGGATACGAGGGTGATTTCTGTCAGTACG TGACTTGCTATCCGAAGTGTAAGAACGGTGGAGAGTGTCTTCGCCCTGGGAAATGCCGCTGTCCCTCTGGAGTTGGAGGACGATACTGCCACAAAG CTACTTGTGAAGGTGGCTGTCTCAATGGTGGAGAGTGCATCTCTGTTAACAGTGTTGTGAAGTGCCTATGTTCCTCTGGCTGGAAGGGATCAAGATGTCAGGAAG CAATCTGTCCCCAAGGATGTCAGAATGGGGGAAGCTGTTTGGCACCAGgtatctgtaattgcccagatggATGGGTTGGTGGAGCCTGCCATTTAG CGGTTTGTGACATCCCTTGTATACGTGGAGGGAAATGCATTGCGCCTAATTTGTGTCAGTGTCGTGGATTCTACACAGGTCCTCAATGCACACAGAAAATAAAGTGA